The following proteins are co-located in the Deinococcus metallilatus genome:
- a CDS encoding aspartate-semialdehyde dehydrogenase produces MRVAIVGATGAVGHELLRVLESSTLKFDELQLYASPRSAGLKLPFAGQELTVRATPEGAIDADVILASAGGSISKALAPAWVAGGAVVIDNSSAFRYEPDVPLVVPEVNGEAALKHKGIIANPNCTTAIAVVAVAPLHRAYGVKRMIVSTYQATSGAGQKGIEELLEGTRVELAGGQPQAQVFAYPIPFNVIPHIDAFQDNGYTKEEMKVVWETRKILGDDSLKIECTAVRIPTLRTHSEAITLELERPATPDEARELLRQAPGVEVRDDPAARLYPMPLTATRKYDVEVGRIRASLVFDGGLELFVAGDQLLKGAALNAVQIAEYLQAKGALRGRVSG; encoded by the coding sequence ATGCGCGTAGCGATTGTGGGAGCCACCGGTGCGGTCGGACACGAACTCTTGCGGGTGCTGGAGAGCAGCACGCTGAAATTCGACGAGCTGCAACTCTACGCCAGCCCACGTTCGGCGGGCCTGAAACTGCCCTTTGCCGGGCAGGAACTGACGGTACGGGCCACCCCGGAAGGCGCGATTGACGCCGACGTGATCCTGGCCTCGGCGGGCGGGTCCATCAGCAAGGCCCTCGCCCCGGCCTGGGTCGCGGGCGGTGCGGTCGTGATCGACAACTCCAGCGCCTTCCGCTACGAGCCGGACGTGCCGCTGGTCGTGCCCGAGGTGAACGGCGAGGCCGCGCTGAAGCACAAGGGCATCATCGCCAACCCCAACTGCACGACGGCGATTGCGGTCGTGGCGGTCGCGCCCCTGCACCGCGCCTACGGCGTGAAGCGCATGATCGTCAGCACCTACCAGGCGACCAGCGGCGCGGGCCAGAAGGGCATCGAGGAACTGCTGGAGGGCACGCGCGTGGAGCTGGCGGGCGGGCAACCGCAGGCGCAGGTCTTCGCCTACCCGATTCCCTTCAACGTGATCCCGCACATCGACGCCTTCCAGGACAACGGCTACACCAAAGAGGAAATGAAGGTTGTCTGGGAGACGCGCAAGATTCTGGGCGACGACTCGCTGAAGATCGAATGCACCGCCGTCCGCATTCCCACCCTGCGGACCCACAGCGAGGCGATCACGCTGGAACTGGAACGCCCCGCCACGCCCGACGAGGCGCGCGAACTGCTGCGCCAGGCCCCCGGCGTCGAGGTCCGCGACGACCCCGCCGCCAGGCTCTACCCGATGCCCCTCACCGCCACCCGCAAGTACGACGTGGAGGTGGGCCGCATCCGCGCCTCGCTGGTGTTCGACGGCGGCCTGGAGCTGTTTGTGGCGGGCGACCAACTGCTCAAGGGGGCCGCGCTGAATGCCGTGCAGATCGCGGAGTACCTTCAGGCGAAGGGGGCGCTGCGGGGGCGGGTCAGCGGGTAA